Genomic segment of Perca flavescens isolate YP-PL-M2 chromosome 7, PFLA_1.0, whole genome shotgun sequence:
tttaagagGAGCTCATTTTCCTTGAAAAGTTTACTTTGCACAAAGTGTTGCAGATAAGGGATGTTGGTTAATATATTTGATAGGGCTGGACGATAgggggagaaaatcagatatcacgatattcttaaccaaatacctcgatatcgatattgcggcgattatctagggttgacaattggtgctctaacaaaatatcttcacacttagatttttgatatgtaatcatcagtaatgtggacataatgtctaagtggggaaaaggcaaataatagaacagctagaacagtctggtaagttcagaaaagtacatcactttactgtaatgcagcctttaaaaaacagtaaaagacaatacttatgtcatatcacgatattacgatatccaaaatctaagacgatatctagtctcatatcacgatatcgatataatatcgatatattgcccagccctaatattttatttatcacagCTTCACAAACATGTCTGTGCAAGTTAGGAGTTTAGGTGAATGCTATTATGTAGCCCCCTATATGAGTTAAAtagtgtgtgatttgtttctctCTTATGTGGTTGCCATATTAGTAATTCTGTGAATGGTTATCTTTATACACAATTTGATCTATACTACAGTACATATAAAAATGGAATTCATTCTTACATTCCTATAGGAAATAGTTATTGGTTGGTTTATATTAATAGCCAACATGCATGATATTAAGCTTTGCTCTATGTTGGggtttaggttttgttttttcttatgTTGTGCCACAGTGAAAGTCCGATCAAGGCGATTATCAGGTCTTTTAGGTCAAGCATCATTGGATTGGTCAAAAGGGTATAGAAAGGGTTTAGAGAAATAATATAGTACACTGTCCAGGAAATATAAAGCTGTGTTGGGCTTAATGGGCAAGGTTTAGTATAGTGAAATGAAAAGGGTTAGAACAGTAGAGTATCTACTGTATATAAGGATTGAAGATATTAGAATGTATGCATCAAACAGACTATTATGGTAGGGCTTTTAAGgagattttacattttcatttccattACAGGGTTTGGGTCAGAATTGTTATGCACACTGCACCAACATTATGTTGCCATCGTTTTTACTTAAGGCCTATTAAAGTAGTGTGCACTTACACTGTTCACATTTGTCTGTCTTCTATGAAAAATCCTGTTTTTAGCCATGTCTTGCCATTAATCTAAAGTGAACACTCTATTCTTTAAACTGCAGTCCCAGAGCCAGCCAGCAGGGCTTGGAAAGAGATGTTGTCAGCTAGCTACAGCAGTTCGACCAGTGGCAACTGGAGCTTGGACACCAGCGACCAATCAGTGCCCTCCACACCGTCCCCGCCTCTTTCCAGTGATACCAACAAGAACTTCCTGCTCTCTTCCCAGGGTTATGATGTCAGTGAGGATGTCACAGAGAGCACGCACTTCATGTTTGAGGACCCCATACCTCGGAAGCGAAAGGTAAATATATGAATGTGATGAAAAAATTAATTCATGTTTCTTTTATATTTGAATCATTATGTTATGCACACAATTTATAAAGCAGTGACGCATATGGAAAGCAGTTTTGGCTGAATCCTTATTTATTAACAGCCGTAggtcttttattgtgaaataattGGGAAGTACTTAGGAAAGTGTTTATGGTTTGATGACATAGCACAGTTAAAGAGCAGGGGCACAttcaatctcaaaacagtgTGCAGCGTTTTGCTACGGTTTTCTGGTTGAACGACATGTTCTCCCGGAACGGTGTGAAACGGCGTGAAACggctttgagatatgttttcgttttgtcgtttggtgggtgtgtcacTCATTTGTTGACTGTGTCACAGGTcacacccaatcagcagagatgtgtctgtaaactcgtggtaataaaaaggcacccccatttcagtttaaaaaaaatgtgttgctaTGTTTTGTCCGGGCTGAACGTGGCCCAGATCAGAAAAACACATCTGCTTATTATTCAGATATTTAACACACATCTAATAAGACAAACCATATATCATTAAGATAATAAATTAAACTCTAAAAATAAGTTGACATCCACAGTAAATACAGTTTCTTTTGACTCTGCTAGTTTCTTGACACAGTTCTGTGGTTATCACAGCTGTCCATTCCGCTTTAACTTTAACCAAAACAATTAGTGCATGCTGAGTAATACTTGTTGTACAGAAACAACTCGGATGTGCATTTGTTATTTCTATAAATTTGTAGCAGGAGACCTTGAAAAACCCACTAGAAGCATTCAGAAAATGTAAGCACTGTGCAGTTTAACAGCCTCTGACATAACTGTCACATTCTGCTTGTGTAGATGATGGATTATATTCTAcctcccatctctccctctcatttcttttttactatAGAAACAGTCCAGAACGTCAAAGTGTTTTCACTGTCAAGAAGCTTTCTATCCCCTTTTCAGGAGGTGGTAAAGGTTTAATAACAATGAAGGAGATGGGAGGGATAAACAGCGGGAAGGAACAAAAGAATCAAGGGATGCATAAAAATGAGGACAGGCAAGGGTGTAGAGGAGTAGTCATGGTAGCGACAAGAGGAGAAATGAATCTCAATATTTCCCCTAGCCATAGAGTGACAGAGGAGAGCTCATATATGGTACAATTTGTGGGAGTTTGCAATTCCACCTCCCTGGAGTGGGGCAGCACTGAAGGTTATTGAGCTGGCAAGTATATAAAACCATGAAGACTCCGAGGACGATGCTGCCAGAGACCCATGCCATACCATACATACGCACACAGGAAATGAAGTAGGATAATACTAGgagaaatatagacacacacgtTGTGTGGAAGAGGCCTAAAAACATGAACTAACCTGCTGGCTAGTTTTGTGTTGCAATATACAGTAGCCACCAATCCTGTAGGTCTAAACCTTCTGTAGGCAGCTGCCCCTTGGATAGTAGGCCGTTTGATTTTGTGCAGGCAATGGGTTAAGAGGATTATTTAATCACCAGTCTTACTGTAACAGTGTTAAGGTTCAAGAAAAACGCTTAGGGAATTAAGTGATTTGTGATTGTTTGTGGGATTAAAGACGAGCTTTGCTGTGTCATTTGTATTAGGAGGATTGTTTTAACCGCATTGGTAGGGGACATGCATATAGCCAGCACCACTTGAGTAGTTTAATACCATGTTGCTGTTGAATATAAGGGAGAGACAGTCAACAAGAAATAGTTCAGAGGAATATAAGCGTAAAGATAGTTAACAAAACCACTGATAAAAACTCTCACTTCTCTTTCTCAgttttcctctttctgtctttcctgcTTCCTCCATACCTTCTGTTCTTGCTCTTCTTTCTCCAGAGGCTGTTGAAAGGTAATGAGAATACAAACCCACTGCCTTTCATTAGCAGCGATGCAGGTCCCTGCCTGCTCATCGGACAGCTGCCAGCCCCTGATAGGCAAAAGAGAAaattaattgaaataaaaaacacccatttcatccatccatccatccatccatcctcatGGCTTGCTTATGAACCAAGGAGAGTTACAAGCAAATGTCATAAGCATTTACAAATGCTACCTTTTGATGATCAGAGATTAGAAAGAGATCAGTTTGGTTTTcacaggtgtgtttgtgtacccaTCTATGTACGTATACATGAAGAAGTGAGTGTACATATATGCATATTTAGTTGCACTTTTGTGAGAGGCCTTGAATGTTGTTTTAAACATTAGGGGCACCCCCAGGCTGCACCCTAACACAAAACTATTTCTGGTAAGATGGATCTTCGCCTCAGATCACGACATGCATGGACAGCAGGAAGAGTCCAAATCAAAAAAGTGCTCATCGTCAGTGAACATAAAAGTACTGTGTGAGATAGAGAAAAGAGGTTACGGTTTCATTGTCTGccctctctgtccctgtctttttctgtctctctctctctttcactctgtatgtgtctcaacTTGTCACATATTGGGTTTCTATTTTTATAGGCTTGCTGCTCTAATCAGCCTCTAATGAGGTGTAGTGTTTGGCCCCTTGTAGCTTGGCACTCAATCCCCCACGAAGGCCTTTTTGTATTGAGGCTGCCAATGagataaaaacataaacctCCATTTCCCATGAAATACTCATCAGTGTTCTGCAGATAATGTTTAGTTTGATCACTGTTTCTACCATGGCTAGTAGTTTTTCCGTtgttaaaacaaattattatcAAGCCAAGGGCTTGAATTAaaagattaaataaataaaccaaacataGATGGAATGAAAACGCACTATGTTGTGTTTATAGTGACACTTCCAAATTAGCTCATAATCTTCAGACTCAAGTTGGTTTTGTGTTAAACGTCTCTTTCAGAACTCCATGAAGGTGATGTTCAAGTGCTTATGGAAGAACTGTGAAAAGGTCCTCAGCACCTCCTCAGGGATCCAGCGACACGTCCGCACCGTCCACCTGGGGTGAGTCGCAGGTCATCACGGGaaaacagaacacatgtagtgcTTAGTTATTGTCTCCAACAGGGATTATTTACCAACTATTAGCCGTATTCTTCACTTCTCTTATAgatgtaaaatgtttaaaaaatatattagagTCTTATATTAAAGTCTTGCATGTATTGCTGCCTAGTTGTGTGTCTTATGCACTTAGCCAAAGTTTTTGTCTTAGCTGAGCCACTACAACTAagcctaacacacacacacacacacacacacacacacacacacacacacacacacacacacacacacacacacacaccccaccaccaccaccatatGATGATCTGTATGAGTCACATTGATGATCTTCATTGtgacactagtctatatccttgacgttccacttccgagatTGCTCCGTTTCCTGATGCCAGACAAAAAATTCGTCAGATTTTAATAATTTAGGGCggataggattgaatttaaaatcctcctcctgacttacaaagctctaaatggtcaagcaccatcatacttagaagagctcataagCCCCAGAATGCGGGCTattggttcctagagtctctggaagtagactggggaaGGGCCTTCTGAACCAGAAGCGGGCAGACACGTTACCACATTTGATCCGTTGCCTCCGGGCGTCCTTTGTGTTGATATTTTAAGggtagggtaaatccagacaactagctagactatctgtccaatctgagttttctgttgcacaagaTACTGGTGTTGTCAGCTCTCGAGCTTCTTCTTGTGGAAGAAGCACTGATTTgttagtcaagggctagcactccaccaatcagattggtcattgagtatgtctgcccactggccgattcaacaagtaaaatcggccaaaatggagcatgtttttctcccatccccgaatgctatgtgagtagccagactctcctccagcgcgctttggaggagggtcccaaccggcccgtcagacaccgcctaccaaaggtttcttcctaaaagggttTTTTCTTGCCAGAATACACTGACAGTTTTTAtaagtttttatttgttttcatattcatgtttttatttgtatttatttttttataattgcaggctttatttttcacttacaactaagcccacacacacacacacacacacacacacacacacacacacacacacacacacacacacaccccaccaccaccaccatatGATGATCTGTATGAGTCACATTGATGATCTTCATTGtgacactagtctatatccttgacgttccacttccgagattgctccgttgccgccagaAAAATTGGTCAGATTTTAATAATTTAGGCCGGATACCTTTGTGTTGATATTTTAAGggtagggtaaatccagacaataAAGAACTCCACTGTGAGGGTCTCACCACTGACAGTTTtataagttttttattttttttcatattcatgtttttatttgtatttatttttttataattgcaggctttatttttcactttgatAAAGAACTCCACTGTGTAGTTATGTATGTACAGTTAAGTAATAATTTCTCTGCAGCAACGGGGTAGTAGTGTTGAATTCTGGGATTTAAATAATGTGGCAAGAAAAGTGCCACATCTTACAAGTCACAGCTTGGATGCTGTCCAACTGCCTGCCTTTACATCTAACCAGCTGAGCTTGGGTATTACAGTTATATTACAAAGATTTAAAGATAACTGAATatgatataaatgtaaaaaatgtcacattgtATCATATGTGGTCCATTGTATCACATTGTAGCAACACAGCACTAGTTTACATTCACTGCTTTTATCCAATGCAGCAGGTACACGTAAGAtaatataaaatgataaatttGTCACCCAGTGAAATACAAAGCAGTACAAACTTGCTGAGTTAACacaaagatttaaaggggatgGTAATTATGACAATTGTATGTTTATAATATTACTAAAAGCAagggtagagagacagactcAGACTTTACGTTACTCCATGCGTTAGTTTAACGTCATACAGTTTTTAGTGGTTCCTCAAAAACTGTCCACACAGTTATTATCATTCCATCAACAGTCTCTTTGAGGATCCCTGCAGCACACTGACTTTTACTGCCCCCTGCTGCTGGGAAGAGCAACCATATCCTGCACTTTATTTTGGTCATATACTGTACCTGACAGCTGTGCTTATGTCTGTAGATGACACTGGTATTTTAGTAAAATCGAACCTCAAAGGTAAAGACAGTGGCATCTTGCATAATCACTACGATCCCAAGTCGGTAGGTATTCAAAAAAATGTACCCTAATGCTTTTTAGAATCCGTTCATTATTCTTATCTTTTCTGTAATGTTTGTATGTTTACAGTTAATCATTATAAATCATAGCTATTTGCATGGTGTGCAGTGAATTTGCTGGTGCGTTTTTGGTGAAGTTTTCAAAATCATACTGAATACTGAATTCAAGATTAAAAACATCCGcaaataaattgtaaaattgAAACTATGTGACATTGAATACACATTattgttctttatttattattatttcttcagtacactgaaatgtgttttgctTTATTTCCAGAGAAATCTCTAACAGCATGAAAACAGTGTGCTAGATTGCAATGGCAATATATCATAGGCCTACTCATCCAACCTCGAGCACAGGCAACAGTCTTTAGGTGAATGTCTATTTGAGATCATGGACCTGAGCCACCAATTCAATGGTTGCCGATGAGAGCGAAGTGAGtggaataatttaaaaaaacctaGCATAAAGCATTTTCTGGCACCCATGTTTATGAATTTGACATGAAAGGACTTCATTTCAGAACACACTTGTACTACCTACATAAAGATGTGGTCATATCAGTGTTAAAGCTGTGCATCAATAAAGCAGCTGTGATGCAAGATGAGAGGGGCAATCAGCTGTGTCTTCAAAAGCTGCATAACCCAAAGTTTAAGAGGTCCAATGCTGTTCATTATCCCTTCAAAagttgaaactttttttttttatttaggaatATCCTTAAAGAGTTTTAAGTAGTTGCCGTTTCTCTCCTGCAGGCGAAACAGCGACTCGGACTACAGCGATGGAGAGGAGGACTTTTACTACTCGGAGATCGAGGTCAACATGGACAGCCTAACAGAGGGCTTGTCCAGCCTCACACCCACCTCACCCACCACGTCTGGCCCTCCGCCCATCTTCCCTCCACCACTCACCGCTGTCCCTCACTCTGAACACATCAATATGAACGATTCGCAGAGCCAAGCCCCGACACTGCTCAGTCAGTCAGCTCCCTCCACGCTTTGCCACATCCGCACTGACCACGCCTACCAGGTAATTTACACAAGACACAGACTttggacacacatacacaaacatacacatttcTTAAACTTGATGCAACTGCAATGCCCCCtgaaaacaagacaaaacattAAGCAGTTAGTATGTTACAAAGCAACAAAGGTTTCAGATTTCTATTGAATCTGCAGGGGCAGGTTTTTGAGATCAGTGTGGGAAAAAAGGCTCTGAGGTCAGAGTGAATGACTTAACTCCTACACCAGTGTGGGAGTATATCCTAGGGAGAGAAAGGAATGGGAAAAAAatttttgttgcaaatattAACACCGGTTCACATGAAGAACAAAATCTGAATATTTTTTAAGTCAGAAAAAAGATTCAATCATGCTCAAATTCCTGCTtacaacactttatttgaacTGCTTTGTTGCAACTTTGGGTAGCCATGCCTCCTCCCTCTTCTTTATGCTTgtcctttctcttctttttcttccaccTAACTATACAAATTCATGTGCACTCCTCACTTACATGCCCTTGGGGGTAAAAATGAAATTCTTGTTTTAGCtggaaaaacatatttgtttaaagtataatttcttTTTAGTTATTCAGTATTGAATGCAGTCCTTTGCAGTGGTTTGAGGTTGTATGCAACTTCTAGTTGCCATGACAACACATAATGCACTTGAAAATAGACTTACAGTATGTAAACGCACTGAAACTAAAACACCTACTTTTCACATTGCACTGCACTCATACTTTTCTATTAAATACTGCTAACTCCATGTTCTCACTGCCATTCTTCATGCTGTCTTCAAAACGGTTTTGTGCCATATTCTACCTCAGTATATTTTATCTATAATCATAAAACTTGCAGATATTTTCTGTTTACTTAAAATGCAAAGTTTTTGTGGTAGGCAGTTGTGTTCTGGATACCTGATCAGAGCTGATATGAAGgcacatttctgatgtaaaggtGTAGAAATGCCTTCACTGCTCATTatgatctttttttctcttctctgttTCTATCTGCACCTTTCCTGTCCCTCCGTCTTTCTGTCGTGTCCTCTCCTGGCTGTGGTGGGGTGGTTGTCCATGTTCCAGGCCACTGCTCCAGTGAGTATCCCAGTGGGTCCTGAGCTGGCTGGGTTAGGCAATGGTAATGGCACCGGGCCTGGAATTGGGACAGGGAACGGCATCAGTGTGTCATGGCAATCCCCTCCTGTCATTTTCAAAGGCGTCCCGGTGAGTGAGGCTTTGTCTCACACCTTTTTAATCTTTGATTTAAATTTCTTTCCTGCTGTTTCAACtcttaaccttttttttcttttgtagctttttgtcactttttgaggattttaactctctctgcttcttAATACCATCATcttttcatttacatttgtatatataaattattatatataaatgtttcTAAATACAGCACAGTCCATCCAACGATgctattcaaagtgctttacatataATCAAGATAAGAACCCATAAAACCAAATGTACTTGTATATGTAACATTACATGCATATGTGTCTCATTCGTTTTTTTATCTTTAGATTTATACAATTGAATAGAAATTTATAAAAAGTTTAGGATTCATTAATTTATATATaacaatagaaataaaaacttgaaaatGCAGTCTTTAACATGATCAGGGCCCCTAGTAGGCTGTTTTAAAGGCTGGGCCCATAATGGCTGAAACAGCATTGTCATGAATCAGAGTCTGGGCTCATGGGACATCCAGAAGACAGTCAGGAGGGATCTAGGGGGCACATATTGTATCTTTAAAGCACATCAGATGTGCTCAGGCACAGAACTGTTTAAAGATTTACAAACCAATAAAAGGGTCttaaaatcaataataaaactgACAGCCAACCACTGCAGGGACACACAAAACGTatgtacagtaatgtgagctaaaacattcattttattaaattgattTTGAACTGTGGTTTAGACATACCAGAAAGGATTGCATCTGAATAATGCAGCCAGCTAGTGATGATGGTGCAGATTAATCTCTCAACATTTGCCTTTGCAGTGTGAGAAACAGAAACTCTACTTTTTATGTTATACAAAACAGCCTTATATAGGCATATAAATTCAGATTATAGCCCAGGAGGAACACCAAAAGCAGATATTTAACTACTTCCTTTATCTTGTCTCGGTTGTGTTGCAGAAAACTTCAAGTCATACATGTGCTATGACACACACAAGTCTAAAACAAAATTGTGCTCAGTAATATTGCATGCGTtggatgtcatgtgtgtgtaattgtgttaaCTTGTGCCTGTCTCCTGATAGAAGTTACACTGTACAGCTGTGCTCCACAAGGTCATAGTGTGGCTCTTGTTAATCAGAGGCAATAAAGAATTCTCTCTCAGTAATGTACTGTAGGGATGGCAACAGTAAATAAGGCCAACTTACTTCCTGTTGAACAgtattttaaagctgcactgagACTGAGAAGACCAAGACAAACCACGTTGATCCTTAACTCCTTCACAACTGTTACTAAGACTGTCGGTGCTGTTTACCCCGTGGACCCTGTTTTAATCGTGCAAAGCGGTACTTCTTGGGCGCGCAGACTGTGTGGGCGTCTCCATGCGCACCTGCTATTTTTGGTCCATGTGTGTGCAGTTGCACAAAGTGCAAAAGGGGTGAAGGTGAATATAGGTCAGAGGGTGTGGTGATGAACGAATAcacatcactggtctcatcgcTGTGCCAATCACGGTGACACATGACGACAATAGCTAAAATAAATGAAGAATCAGCTTCTCCAGGAAATCATGTTATCGTCTGTAGGTAAACATGTGAACACACAGGACCACAAATCTGCAGTCAGAGGCAGATTGAGTGGTTTTCTTAGTTAGTTAAAATAGTTTTTCTGTCATTCTACTGTATTTTGCGTTGTGAATGGTTACTACAAATCCTTAAATGTGACACCGCAGTGTTTGCTTCGTAACGCATCAAGTATGAAACATGAACAGCTGACCTTCGGCTCCGGTAAGCTGTTGGCAGAATACCAAGTTATAAGCGACCAGTCTGATGGGTGTCGAGAGGTGTGAGTACTTTATTGTGACAGGGACAGAATTAAGgttgtgtatgtctgtcatTGTCATGTAAAATGAAGTCTACAGCTACACTGTATCAGCATAATGTTGAACAACGCACTTATGATGTCTTTCCACTTTTGCAGGGGCCTGTTGCTCACGTCCGGACAGTTAGCATCGGTGAAAAGCGGCAGCCCACAGCCAGCACACACACCACTGTTAACAAGAACCATGCTTTAATAACGCCGGCACCTAAATCAACACCAGGAACCAGGTACTGTATGCAGCAGCCATTTGTCAGTGCGATTGTGTGAGGAGTGTTGGTTAAATCAAGAAAGTAGGGCTAGTTATGCTCCAGTTATCTCTAGTTATTCTCAACAATGAAGCTGTTTAAGTGTTTAAGATAAATCATTTTATCTTCTTTTATCTTTCTCCTTCtatctttcttttctcctccatATCACAATCGCTTGAAATTAGCTGCTTTCCCTTTGTGACGATGTTTGTAGTTTGAGTGGTTTGAAAAA
This window contains:
- the slc2a4rg gene encoding LOW QUALITY PROTEIN: zinc finger protein 704 (The sequence of the model RefSeq protein was modified relative to this genomic sequence to represent the inferred CDS: deleted 1 base in 1 codon) — encoded protein: MDSRYILEQPSVSAGGVDFNCRSVLRDNRVSTVEKNGPMPVYTNGPVFYKFVMDGGSVSEVKGQRTSPKRDGPSPGDRILYDVEKTGLGDQKDTSSSGVLKRASPTHCPGANGQFPGGFMHLDIRNPGKHAELANNFRAAQGRIVPLTERQPLPSSHIPVPRNRKPSGHADKEVMAATVLTSLSTSPLVLNPSSAATVPEPASRAWKEMLSASYSSSTSGNWSLDTSDQSVPSTPSPPLSSDTNKNFLLSSQGYDVSEDVTESTHFMFEDPIPRKRKNSMKVMFKCLWKNCEKVLSTSSGIQRHVRTVHLGRNSDSDYSDGEEDFYYSEIEVNMDSLTEGLSSLTPTSPTTSGPPPIFPPPLTAVPHSEHINMNDSQSQAPTLLSQSAPSTLCHIRTDHAYQATAPVSIPVGPELAGLGNGNGTGPGIGTGNGISVSWQSPPVIFKGVPGPVAHVRTVSIGEKRQPTASTHTTVNKNHALITPAPKSTPGTRKPRGEAKKCRKVYGMEKRDMWCTACRWKKACQRFTD